From one Brachypodium distachyon strain Bd21 chromosome 4, Brachypodium_distachyon_v3.0, whole genome shotgun sequence genomic stretch:
- the LOC100840354 gene encoding uncharacterized protein LOC100840354 — protein sequence MAMPTFHLAPDLPPVSRLCFGTMTMGEQSGPPESLRLLDAAFDAGVNFFDSAEMYPVPQRRETHGRSEELLGRWMRARKVPRDGVVLATKVAGPSAEMTWIRGGPEAIDSRNITEAIDSSLRRLGVDYIDLYQIHWPDRYVPMFGETEYDPSCQYASVPMEEQLEALRKGIDAGKIRYIGLSNETPYGVMKFLELSRNFELRPKILTVQNSYNLLCRNFDAGLAECCHHERISLLAYSPMAMGILSGKYHSSDDSGLPDARMNLFKGRYSEGESRYNLQNPKLESAMKEYRRISIKYGVCPAILAIAFVLRHPLVGSAVFGATKLRQLQEVLEATKIHLCEEIVAEINDVHARYPNPCP from the exons atggcgatgcCCACCTTCCACCTCGCCCCTGACCTGCCGCCCGTCTCCCGCCTCTGCTTCG GAACCATGACGATGGGGGAGCAGAGCGGGCCGCCGGAATCGCTGcgcctcctcgacgccgccttcGACGCCGGCGTCAACTTCTTCGACTCCGCCGAGAT GTACCCGGTGCCGCAGCGCAGGGAGACGCACGGGCGCAGCGAGGAGCTCCTCGGCCGCTGGATGCGGGCCCGGAAGGTCCCCCGCGACGGCGTCGTGCTCGCCACCAAG GTGGCTGGGCCGTCTGCTGAGATGACGTGGATCCGTGGCGGGCCGGAGGCTATCGATTCACGGAACATCACGGAGGCAATCGATAGCAG TTTGCGCAGGCTGGGTGTGGATTACATTGACCTTTACCAGATCCATTGGCCTGACCG TTATGTTCCGATGTTTGGAGAAACGGAATACGATCCAAGCTGTCAATACGCGTCTGTACCGATGGAAGAACAGCTAGAAGCTCTTCGAAAAGGCATAGATGCTGGCAAG ATCAGGTACATTGGCCTTAGCAATGAAACACCATATGGGGTGATGAAGTTCCTTGAACTGAGTAGGAATTTTGAGTTACGCCCCAAGATACTAACAGTCCAA AACTCGTACAACTTGCTTTGTCGAAATTTTGATGCAGGATTGGCGGAATGCTGCCATCACGAGAG AATCAGTTTGCTGGCCTACAGCCCAATGGCAATGGGTATACTTTCAGGGAAGTATCACTCATCTGATGATAGTGGTCTGCCAGATGCAAGAATGAATCTTTTCAAAG GAAGATACTCCGAGGGTGAATCCAGATACAATCTTCAAAACCCCAAACTTGAATCAGCCATGAAG GAATACAGAAGAATTTCCATCAAGTATGGAGTTTGTCCAGCAATCCTGGCAATTG CATTTGTACTGAGACACCCCCTTGTGGGATCAGCTGTTTTCGGTGCAACTAAATTGAGGCAGCTTCAGGAAGTTCTTGAGGCAACAAAGATCCATCTATGCGAGGAAATTGTAGCAGAGATCAATGATGTTCATGCAAGATATCCAAATCCTTGTCCGTGA